The Cellulosimicrobium sp. ES-005 genome segment CCCCCCCCCCCCGGGGGGGGGCCGGACGATCCGCACGACGCGTCGCGGCGCGCCCGTGACGAGACAGGAGCAGGGATGGTTCTCGAGAACGTGCTCGAGACGAGGAACATCCTCGAGATGCACGCGATCAGCAAGGAGTTCCCCGGGGTCAAGGCGTTGCAGGACGTGACGCTCGAGGTGCGTCGCGGCGAGGTGCACGCGATCTGCGGGGAGAACGGGGCGGGAAAGTCGACCCTCATGAAGGTCCTGTCGGGCGTGTACCCGCACGGCTCGTACACGGGCGACATCGTGCTCGACGGCGAGCCGTGCGAGTTCCGGGGGATCCGCGACAGCGAGGCGCGCGGGATCGTCATCATCCACCAGGAGCTGGCGCTCGTCCCGTTCCTGTCGGTCGCCGAGAACATCTTCCTCGGCAACGAGAAGGCGAGCGGGGGCGTCGTCGACTGGAACCGCACCGCGGCGGAGGCCTCGCAGCTCCTCGAACGCGTAGGACTGCACGAGAACCCCTCGACGCTCGCGATGGACCTCGGCGTCGGCAAGCAGCAGCTCGTCGAGATCGCGAAGGCGCTGTCGAAGCGCGTCGACCTGCTCATCCTCGACGAGCCGACGGCAGCCCTGAACGACGAGGACAGCGCCCACCTGCTCGGTCTCATCGACCAGTTCCGCGAGGCGGGGATCACCTCGATCATCATCTCGCACAAGCTCAACGAGATCGCCGCCATCGCGGACCGCGTCACGATCCTGCGCGACGGCCGCACGATCGAGACGCTCGACCTCCGCGGCGAGGAGCCCGTGAGCGAGGAGCGCATCATCCGCGGCATGGTCGGTCGCGAGCTCGAGAGCCGGTTCCCCGCACGGGAGCCGTCCGTCGGGCGCGAGGTGCTGCGCATCGAGGACTGGACGGCCCACCACCCCGTCGACACCGAGCGCGTCGTCGTCGACCACGCGAACCTCACCGTGCACGCCGGTGAGATCGTCGGGCTCGCCGGTCTCATGGGTGCCGGGCGCACCGAGCTGGCCATGAGCGTGTTCGGGCACGCGTACGGGACGCGGATCTCCGGGCAGGTCTACAAGGACGGCGTCCCCGTCCGCACGCGGACGGTCGCCGAGGCGATCTCGCACGGGCTCGCCTACGCGACGGAGGACCGCAAGCGCTACGGGCTGAACCTCATCCAGACGATCCGCGAGAACATCTCGGCGTCCGCGCTCGGCAAGGTCGCCCGCTGGGGGTTCGTCCAGCGTGAGGAGGAGGCGACGGTCGCGGAGCGCTACCGCCGCGACTTCCGGATCAAGGCGCCCACGGTCGAGTCGCTCGCGGGCAAGCTCTCGGGCGGCAACCAGCAGAAGGTCGTGCTCGGCAAGTGGGTCTTCGCGGACCCCGACGTGCTCATCCTCGACGAGCCCACGCGCGGCATCGACGTCGGGGCGAAGTACGAGATCTACTCGATCGTCAACGCGCTCGCCGACGCGGGCAAGGCCGTCCTCGTGATCTCCTCCGAGCTGCCCGAGCTCCTCGGGATCTGCGACCGCATCTACGCGATGAGCCAGGGGCGGATCACGGGCGAGGTCTCCCGCGCCGAGGCGACCCAGGAGACCCTCATGCACTACATGACCATGGACAAGGGAGTCATCGACCGATGAACGCCGTCAGGGAGTACCTCGGCCGCAACGTCCGCCAGTACGGCATCGTCGCGGCGCTGCTCGTCATCGTCCTGCTCTTCCAGGTGCTCACCGACGGGCGCCTGCTCTACCCGAACAACGTCGCGAGCCTCGTGCAGCAGAACGCCTACGTCATGGTGCTCGCCATCGGCATGGTCATGGTGATCGTGGCCGGCCACATCGACCTGTCCGTCGGGTCGGTCGTGGCGTTCGTCGGCGGTCTGTGCGCGATCATGATGACCCAGTGGGACCTGCCGTGGCTGGTCGCGGTCGCGCTGTCGCTCGTCGTCGGTGCGCTCGTCGGCGTCTGGCAGGGCTTCTGGGTCGCGTACGTCGGGATCCCGGCGTTCATCGTCACCCTCGCCGGCATGCTCGTCTTCCGCGGCCTCGCGATCGTCCTCGTCGGGACCACGGTCGCCGGCCTGCCCGAGGGGTTCAAGGAGATCAGCAACGGCTCCGTGCCCAACTGGTTCGGCTTCGTCGGTGACCTCGACGTCGTCACGCTCGGCATCGGCGTGCTCGGCATCCTCGCGTTCGCGGTCGCGCAGTGGCGCTCGCGGACGTCGCTCCGCAAGCACGGGCTGTCGGTCGAGCCGATGGCGGCGTTCGTCGTCAAGATCGTCGTCGCGGCCCTGCTCATCGGCGTGGTCACGTACTGGCTCGCCCTGAGCGCGGGTGGCACGCCGATCGTGCTGCTCATCGTGGGGGCGCTCATCATCGCCTACTCGTTCGTCCTGAACCGCAGCGTGTTCGGGCGGCACGTCTACGCGATCGGCGGGAACCGGCACGCGGCCGTCCTGTCGGGGGTCAGCGCGCGCCGGGTCGACTTCGGCATCTTCGTCAACATGGGCGTGCTCGCGGCGGTCGCCGCCGTCATCACGACCTCCCGCGCCGGGGCAGGCGTGGCGGCGGCGGGCGTCAACTACGAGCTCGACGCCATCGCGGCGTGCTTCATCGGCGGCACCGCCGTGACGGGCGGGATCGGCCGCATCTCGGGGGCCATGATCGGCGCACTCATCATGGGCGTGCTCAACATGGGCCTGTCGATCATGGCGGTCGACGCGGCGTGGCAGCAGGCGATCAAGGGCCTGGTGCTGCTCGCGGCGGTCGCGTTCGACCTCGTGAGCAAGCGCCGGGCGTCCCTGCGCTGACGGGGACGGGCGGCGCGTCGTCGGGTGTCGTGCCCGACGGCGCGCCGTCGTCCCCCTCGGCCGGCCGGCACGTGGGTTAGGATCGACGCGTCGCGACTGGCGCCGCCCGGTGGAACTCGCCCGGGCAGGGTGGATCACCACCGGGGAGCGACACGCTGTGCAGACGACGGGTCGTTCGCCTGGGCCCCGGGTCACCCCCTGGTGGGGCGTACCCGGCGAGCCGGGAACGTGACCACCGACGACACACTGCCAAGCACCCGCGGAGGAGACGCCATGAGCGCCCAGCCAGCCGACAACGTCCTCGACACCCCGCTCGCCGAGCTCGACCCCGAGATCGCGGCCGTCCTCGACGGGGAGCTCGCGCGCCAGCGCGACACCCTCGAGATGATCGCGTCCGAGAACTTCGTCCCGCGCGCCGTCCTGCAGGCGCAGGGTTCCGTGCTCACCAACAAGTACGCCGAGGGCTACCCGGGCCGCCGCTACTACGGTGGCTGCGAGCAGGTCGACATCGCGGAGAACCTCGCGATCGCGCGCGCCAAGGAGCTGTTCGGCGCCGAGCACGCCAACGTCCAGCCGCACTCGGGCGCCACGGCGAACGCGGCCGTGCTCCACGCGCTCATCAACAAGGGCGACAAGATCTTCGGCCTCGAGCTCGCGCACGGCGGCCACCTCACGCACGGCATGAAGATCAACTTCTCCGGCAAGCTGTACGACGTCGCGGCGTACGGCGTGGACCCGCAGTCGTACCGCGTCGAGATGGACGAGGTGCGCAAGCAGGCCCTCGAGACGCGCCCCGACGTCATCATCGGCGGCTGGTCCGCCTACCCGCGCCACCTCGACTTCGCCGCGTTCCGCGAGATCGCGGACGAGGTCGGCGCGAAGCTCTGGGTGGACATGGCGCACTTCGCGGGCCTCGTCGCCGCGGGCCTGCACCCGTCCCCGGTGCCCTACGCGGACGTCGTCTCCTCCACGGTGCACAAGACGATCGGCGGCCCCCGCTCCGGCTTCATCCTGAGCAAGGAGGAGTACGCCAAGAAGATCGACTCCGCCGTCTTCCCGGGCCAGCAGGGCGGCCCGCTCATGCACGTCGTCGCCGCCAAGGCCGTCTCCTTCAAGATCGCGGGCTCGGACGACTTCCGCGACCGCCAGGAGCGCACGCTGCGCGGCGCGAGCATCATCGCCGACCGCCTCGCCCAGGCCGACGTGGCCCAGGCCGGCGTCTCCGTCCTCACGGGCGGCACCGACGTCCACCTCGTGCTCGTCGACCTGCGCCACTCCGCGCTCGACGGCCAGCAGGCCGAGGACCTCCTGCACGAGGTCGGCATCACCGTGAACCGCAACGCCGTGCCGTTCGACCCGCGCCCCCCGCGCGTCACGTCCGGCCTGCGCATCGGCACGCCCGCGCTCGCGACCCGCGGCTTCGGCGACGCCGAGTTCACCGAGGTCGCCGAGATCATCGCGACCGCGCTGCGCGAGGGCGCCGCGACCGACGCCGACGCGCTGCGCGCCCGCGTGCAGAAGCTCACGGCCGACTTCCCGCTGTACCCGGGCCTCCACCAGTGACCGCGCAGATCCTCGACGGCAAGGCGACCGCCGCGACCATCAAGGCCGAGCTCAAGGACCGCCTCGCGGTCCTCGCCGGGAAGGGCGTCGTGCCCGGCCTGGGCACGCTCCTCGTCGGCGACGACCCCGGATCGCAGTGGTACGTCGCGGGCAAGCACCGCGACTGCGCCGAGGTCGGGCTGTCCTCGATCCGCGAGGACCTGCCCGGCGACGCGACGCAGGAGGAGATCGAGGCCGCGGTCCGCCGCCTCAACGAGGACCCGGCCTGCACGGGGTACATCGTGCAGCTCCCGCTCCCGAAGGGCATCGACACCAACCGCGTGCTCGAGCTCATCGACCCGGCCAAGGACGCCGACGGGCTGCACCCGACGAACCTCGGGCGCCTCGTGCTGCGCGTCAACGAGGAGGTGACCTCGCCGCTGCCGTGCACGCCGCGCGGGATCATCGAGCTCATCGAGCGGCACGGGATCTCCCTCGCGGGCAAGGAGGTCGCGGTCGTGGGCCGCGGCGTGACCGTCGGCCGGTCGATCGGCCTGCTGCTCACGCGCCGGGCCGTCAACGCGACCGTGACGCT includes the following:
- the mmsA gene encoding multiple monosaccharide ABC transporter ATP-binding protein, which translates into the protein MVLENVLETRNILEMHAISKEFPGVKALQDVTLEVRRGEVHAICGENGAGKSTLMKVLSGVYPHGSYTGDIVLDGEPCEFRGIRDSEARGIVIIHQELALVPFLSVAENIFLGNEKASGGVVDWNRTAAEASQLLERVGLHENPSTLAMDLGVGKQQLVEIAKALSKRVDLLILDEPTAALNDEDSAHLLGLIDQFREAGITSIIISHKLNEIAAIADRVTILRDGRTIETLDLRGEEPVSEERIIRGMVGRELESRFPAREPSVGREVLRIEDWTAHHPVDTERVVVDHANLTVHAGEIVGLAGLMGAGRTELAMSVFGHAYGTRISGQVYKDGVPVRTRTVAEAISHGLAYATEDRKRYGLNLIQTIRENISASALGKVARWGFVQREEEATVAERYRRDFRIKAPTVESLAGKLSGGNQQKVVLGKWVFADPDVLILDEPTRGIDVGAKYEIYSIVNALADAGKAVLVISSELPELLGICDRIYAMSQGRITGEVSRAEATQETLMHYMTMDKGVIDR
- the mmsB gene encoding multiple monosaccharide ABC transporter permease gives rise to the protein MNAVREYLGRNVRQYGIVAALLVIVLLFQVLTDGRLLYPNNVASLVQQNAYVMVLAIGMVMVIVAGHIDLSVGSVVAFVGGLCAIMMTQWDLPWLVAVALSLVVGALVGVWQGFWVAYVGIPAFIVTLAGMLVFRGLAIVLVGTTVAGLPEGFKEISNGSVPNWFGFVGDLDVVTLGIGVLGILAFAVAQWRSRTSLRKHGLSVEPMAAFVVKIVVAALLIGVVTYWLALSAGGTPIVLLIVGALIIAYSFVLNRSVFGRHVYAIGGNRHAAVLSGVSARRVDFGIFVNMGVLAAVAAVITTSRAGAGVAAAGVNYELDAIAACFIGGTAVTGGIGRISGAMIGALIMGVLNMGLSIMAVDAAWQQAIKGLVLLAAVAFDLVSKRRASLR
- the glyA gene encoding serine hydroxymethyltransferase; translated protein: MSAQPADNVLDTPLAELDPEIAAVLDGELARQRDTLEMIASENFVPRAVLQAQGSVLTNKYAEGYPGRRYYGGCEQVDIAENLAIARAKELFGAEHANVQPHSGATANAAVLHALINKGDKIFGLELAHGGHLTHGMKINFSGKLYDVAAYGVDPQSYRVEMDEVRKQALETRPDVIIGGWSAYPRHLDFAAFREIADEVGAKLWVDMAHFAGLVAAGLHPSPVPYADVVSSTVHKTIGGPRSGFILSKEEYAKKIDSAVFPGQQGGPLMHVVAAKAVSFKIAGSDDFRDRQERTLRGASIIADRLAQADVAQAGVSVLTGGTDVHLVLVDLRHSALDGQQAEDLLHEVGITVNRNAVPFDPRPPRVTSGLRIGTPALATRGFGDAEFTEVAEIIATALREGAATDADALRARVQKLTADFPLYPGLHQ
- a CDS encoding bifunctional methylenetetrahydrofolate dehydrogenase/methenyltetrahydrofolate cyclohydrolase, with the protein product MTAQILDGKATAATIKAELKDRLAVLAGKGVVPGLGTLLVGDDPGSQWYVAGKHRDCAEVGLSSIREDLPGDATQEEIEAAVRRLNEDPACTGYIVQLPLPKGIDTNRVLELIDPAKDADGLHPTNLGRLVLRVNEEVTSPLPCTPRGIIELIERHGISLAGKEVAVVGRGVTVGRSIGLLLTRRAVNATVTLTHTGTTDLAELVRRADVVVAAAGVRGIITRDMVKPGAVVIDVGVSREVDPETGKSRVVGDAAPDVAEVAGWISPNPGGVGPMTRAMLLANVVDAAERATA